Proteins encoded together in one Desulfomicrobium apsheronum window:
- a CDS encoding glycosyltransferase family 4 protein: protein MIKKHHEPLISDANHSKSFSSKPKNTIEHDNKALSLTYKLINLKKFDQAYEFILNYINKYDSFSTNFFRLISYICLETNRFEESYAYYKAFESKTITTNDSIRYKINSYKKLIRPRAPIEAIEIFKFDRFDILAKITFLYFHYKKINSTWGEKLYAAHLFTWNGIKEIKPIKNSLKDYIKSFIDISKLVSDNEFDFKKYPILLDNKDHVIDGSHRLASAIYFNKKVRYSYINESDAPEYTYKSSLNFTNNKYELHGGACPFYVLTPCDTYQSLEAHHITHKGRKLEQRFSDYMALEYLKLKRKNVYSIILYPSTKSFDTSEAANIINRYADIIYYKKIDLNKSQGRNLIIQAYLDEDWIGNINNKFAGADIQYRKCFTEKNFTRFFLIETNDLNTVLYIKKELRDFFNIGKHSVHTSDSHTETWRISTSLLNHNSLNMSKYLKFSYTSNFYRNFIYFKKWAHINDIHTDEICITGSSILSLYNIRESNDIDYLHRESVLYTDTKKIKSHLSEIKYYGHSFDDIIFNPENHFYFEGIKFASLDVIKKLKANRREQKDLNDLDLIKQHTDKDFKIQACAAEKISTLKSHHFKTCNHTKQPTQHLHIAQFCMQDYGGAGTAALRLHESLRAQDIDNTFLVQNMAKWRPGSSLLTRTPHLTSNQKFISPEWRVFQAKNDEILSKYPHRPQGLEIFSIPWASTVIKNNPDVKNANIINLHWISGTLGLAENLNFLKDKKIVWTLHDMNALTGGCHYASGCQKYKQQCGSCPQLGSIQDNDLSRQIWKAKMTVYKQLDITVVALNQWMANCVKNSSLLSSFPIHIIPNGVPTDVFKPYPQAQIRNSLQIPNDAFVILFGADSVTNIRKGFIHLIRALEYLKTLALDNNIALVTFGQHAHHAVQNLDFRTYSFDYIEKESELALIYSMVDVTVIPSLEDNLPNVVLESLACGTPVVGFNSGGIPDMIEHKNNGYLAPVGNHKELARGIQWLMEQLKMGSNIRLKSRETALRAFNLPLQANSYQKLYNQILYKTLSDNKKSIKQSI, encoded by the coding sequence ATGATAAAAAAACACCACGAACCACTTATATCTGACGCAAATCACAGCAAATCTTTTTCATCAAAACCAAAAAACACAATAGAGCATGACAATAAAGCTTTATCTTTGACATACAAATTAATAAATCTGAAAAAATTCGATCAAGCGTATGAATTTATTTTAAACTATATAAACAAATACGATTCATTCAGCACCAATTTTTTCAGACTAATTTCTTATATATGTCTAGAAACAAATAGGTTTGAAGAATCATATGCGTATTACAAAGCTTTTGAATCCAAAACAATTACAACAAATGATTCTATTAGATATAAAATCAATTCTTACAAAAAATTAATTCGCCCCAGAGCACCTATCGAAGCAATAGAAATTTTTAAATTTGACAGATTTGATATTTTAGCAAAAATAACATTTTTATATTTTCATTATAAAAAAATAAATTCTACTTGGGGCGAAAAACTTTATGCAGCTCATCTATTTACTTGGAATGGAATTAAAGAAATAAAACCGATTAAAAATAGCCTTAAAGACTATATAAAATCATTTATAGACATATCAAAACTTGTCTCGGACAATGAATTTGATTTTAAAAAATATCCGATACTCCTTGATAACAAGGATCACGTCATAGATGGATCACATAGACTAGCTTCAGCGATATATTTTAACAAAAAGGTTCGATACAGCTACATTAACGAAAGCGACGCTCCAGAATATACTTATAAATCATCTTTGAATTTCACAAATAATAAATACGAACTGCATGGAGGCGCATGCCCCTTCTATGTCCTTACACCTTGCGATACTTACCAATCCTTAGAAGCCCACCACATCACACACAAAGGAAGGAAGTTAGAGCAAAGGTTCTCTGATTATATGGCTCTTGAGTATTTAAAATTAAAAAGAAAAAATGTATATTCTATTATACTTTACCCTTCAACTAAATCTTTTGACACAAGCGAAGCTGCGAACATTATTAATCGATATGCTGATATAATTTATTACAAAAAAATAGATCTTAACAAATCTCAAGGCAGAAACCTTATCATCCAAGCTTATTTAGACGAGGATTGGATAGGCAATATAAACAACAAGTTTGCAGGGGCAGACATTCAATATAGAAAATGTTTTACAGAAAAAAATTTTACAAGATTTTTTTTAATAGAAACTAATGATTTAAACACAGTATTATATATTAAAAAAGAGTTAAGAGATTTTTTTAATATAGGAAAGCACTCCGTTCACACATCCGATTCACATACAGAAACATGGCGAATATCAACAAGCTTACTAAATCATAATTCATTAAACATGTCTAAATACTTAAAATTTTCATACACATCCAATTTTTATCGTAATTTTATTTATTTTAAAAAATGGGCACACATAAACGACATACATACTGATGAAATATGCATTACAGGCAGCTCTATTCTGTCCCTATATAATATAAGAGAATCTAACGACATTGACTACTTACACCGCGAATCCGTACTATATACAGACACAAAAAAAATTAAAAGCCATTTATCTGAAATAAAGTACTATGGGCACTCTTTCGATGATATTATTTTTAACCCAGAAAATCACTTTTACTTCGAAGGAATTAAATTCGCGTCACTCGATGTGATTAAAAAACTTAAAGCAAATAGACGAGAACAGAAAGATTTAAATGACCTTGACCTAATAAAACAACATACGGATAAAGATTTTAAAATTCAAGCATGCGCTGCGGAGAAAATATCAACACTTAAATCTCATCATTTCAAAACTTGTAACCACACAAAACAACCCACTCAACATCTCCATATTGCCCAATTTTGCATGCAAGACTACGGAGGTGCCGGAACTGCGGCCTTGCGACTCCATGAAAGTTTACGCGCACAAGATATTGACAATACCTTTTTAGTTCAAAACATGGCGAAATGGCGGCCAGGATCTTCGCTCCTAACACGCACACCTCATTTAACATCCAATCAAAAATTTATTTCCCCAGAATGGCGTGTTTTCCAAGCTAAAAACGATGAAATTTTATCCAAATATCCTCATAGACCGCAGGGATTAGAGATTTTTTCAATTCCGTGGGCCTCAACTGTCATCAAAAATAACCCGGATGTGAAAAACGCTAACATTATCAATCTGCACTGGATATCAGGCACTTTGGGCCTCGCTGAAAATCTTAATTTTCTCAAAGACAAAAAAATTGTCTGGACTCTGCATGATATGAACGCCTTAACCGGTGGATGCCATTACGCTTCCGGGTGCCAAAAATATAAACAACAATGTGGAAGTTGCCCGCAGTTAGGCTCAATCCAGGATAACGATCTATCCAGGCAGATCTGGAAAGCCAAAATGACTGTTTACAAACAACTTGACATCACAGTTGTTGCCCTCAATCAATGGATGGCGAATTGCGTAAAAAACAGCTCTTTACTCTCTTCTTTCCCTATTCACATCATTCCCAACGGCGTACCTACGGATGTCTTCAAGCCTTACCCGCAGGCCCAAATCAGAAATTCTTTGCAGATCCCGAACGACGCATTTGTTATACTGTTTGGCGCTGACTCCGTAACCAATATACGAAAAGGCTTTATCCACCTAATCCGAGCCTTAGAATACCTTAAAACACTTGCTCTCGATAATAATATTGCTCTTGTAACTTTTGGCCAACATGCTCACCACGCCGTACAAAATTTAGACTTTCGTACTTATTCTTTTGATTACATTGAAAAAGAATCTGAACTTGCTTTAATTTACAGCATGGTTGACGTCACAGTCATACCATCACTAGAAGACAACCTCCCCAACGTTGTTCTAGAATCACTGGCTTGCGGCACTCCGGTAGTCGGCTTCAATTCGGGCGGGATACCAGACATGATTGAGCATAAGAACAATGGATACCTTGCTCCTGTCGGTAACCACAAGGAACTGGCAAGGGGGATACAATGGCTTATGGAGCAGCTAAAGATGGGGAGCAATATCAGGCTGAAGTCTCGCGAGACAGCACTGAGAGCATTTAACTTACCTTTACAGGCCAATTCATATCAAAAATTGTATAATCAGATTTTGTACAAAACACTTTCAGACAATAAAAAATCTATAAAACAATCTATATAG
- a CDS encoding UDP-glucuronic acid decarboxylase family protein, protein MHLRKRVLVTGGSGFLGSHLCERLLLEGCEVICVDNFFTSSRQNIEHLLPNPRFELIRHDVTFPLYLEVDEIYNLACPASPIHYQHDPVQTIKTCVHGAINMLGLAKRLRIPIFQASTSEVYGDPDVHPQPESYWGNVNPIGHRSCYDEGKRCAESLFFAYHRQHGLPIKVGRLFNTYGPRMHPNDGRVVSNFIMQALQDKPITIYGDGSQTRSFCYVDDLVELMLRFMRNDHEFCGPLNMGNPGEFTILELAKQVVEMTGSSSCISFEPLPTDDPKQRKPNITLAEERYRWDPQVRLNEGLAKTIEYFNKMLNAFMLK, encoded by the coding sequence ATGCACTTACGAAAACGAGTCCTTGTCACGGGCGGTTCCGGTTTTTTGGGATCACACCTCTGCGAACGTCTGCTGCTGGAAGGCTGCGAAGTCATCTGCGTGGACAACTTCTTCACCAGCTCGCGCCAGAACATCGAGCACCTGCTGCCCAATCCCAGATTCGAGCTCATCCGCCACGACGTGACCTTTCCGCTCTACCTGGAAGTCGACGAAATCTACAACCTGGCCTGCCCGGCCTCACCCATTCACTACCAGCACGACCCGGTGCAGACCATCAAGACCTGCGTGCACGGGGCCATCAACATGCTAGGCCTGGCCAAACGCCTGCGCATCCCGATCTTCCAGGCCTCGACGTCAGAAGTCTACGGCGATCCGGACGTCCACCCGCAACCGGAATCCTACTGGGGCAACGTCAACCCGATAGGCCACCGCTCCTGCTACGACGAAGGCAAACGCTGCGCTGAATCCCTATTCTTCGCCTACCACCGCCAACACGGCCTGCCCATCAAAGTGGGAAGACTTTTCAACACATACGGCCCGCGAATGCATCCGAATGATGGAAGAGTCGTCTCAAATTTCATCATGCAGGCCCTGCAAGACAAACCCATCACCATTTACGGAGATGGCTCGCAGACGCGGTCGTTTTGTTACGTGGATGATCTGGTGGAACTGATGCTGCGGTTCATGCGCAATGATCATGAATTTTGCGGACCGCTGAACATGGGAAATCCCGGGGAATTTACGATTTTGGAACTGGCGAAGCAGGTTGTTGAGATGACAGGGAGTTCGTCATGTATTTCGTTTGAACCGCTACCTACAGACGACCCGAAGCAAAGGAAGCCAAATATTACTTTGGCTGAAGAACGTTATAGATGGGATCCGCAAGTTCGTTTAAACGAAGGGTTAGCGAAAACGATAGAATATTTTAACAAAATGCTGAATGCATTCATGTTAAAATAA
- a CDS encoding HI0074 family nucleotidyltransferase substrate-binding subunit yields the protein METKLARKLNNLDDALSNFSDALTLEPTLFQELVADNIKSGQIQKFEFTIELLWKTIQAFLYDVDGVDVVTPKSVAKEFVEAGYCDYSMYELFIQAINDRNQLSHIYRQEMAESIWNRLPEYEKLAKHFASIMREKYFGKE from the coding sequence ATGGAAACAAAGCTCGCGCGCAAATTGAACAACCTTGATGACGCGCTCTCAAACTTCAGCGATGCACTGACCCTCGAGCCAACATTATTTCAAGAACTTGTTGCAGACAATATCAAGTCAGGCCAAATACAAAAATTTGAATTTACAATAGAACTACTGTGGAAAACAATCCAGGCGTTTCTTTACGATGTAGACGGCGTTGATGTCGTGACTCCAAAATCTGTCGCAAAAGAATTCGTGGAAGCTGGCTACTGTGATTATTCGATGTACGAACTATTCATCCAGGCAATCAATGACAGAAATCAACTCAGCCATATCTACCGCCAAGAGATGGCAGAATCAATCTGGAACAGACTTCCTGAATATGAAAAGCTCGCAAAACATTTTGCTTCAATCATGCGTGAAAAGTATTTCGGGAAAGAGTAA
- a CDS encoding nucleotidyltransferase family protein, whose amino-acid sequence MKTTHPSRSYQDNYLNQMRMLALKVTKDLDCTIFLFGSRARKTERRSSDIDIGFSGLDEKTFLKTRDRLLTELEESIIPHRVDLVNMDAAPPEFKNIAMQEVVVWKQSSRAN is encoded by the coding sequence ATGAAGACCACGCATCCGTCCCGTTCATATCAGGATAACTACCTGAACCAAATGCGAATGCTGGCGCTCAAGGTCACCAAGGACCTCGATTGCACCATTTTCTTGTTTGGCTCTCGGGCACGGAAGACTGAGCGGCGCAGTTCCGACATCGACATTGGTTTCAGCGGACTGGATGAGAAAACCTTTCTCAAAACCCGTGACCGCCTTCTGACCGAGCTAGAAGAAAGCATCATTCCCCACCGGGTGGATCTCGTGAACATGGACGCCGCACCTCCAGAATTCAAGAACATCGCCATGCAAGAGGTTGTCGTATGGAAACAAAGCTCGCGCGCAAATTGA
- a CDS encoding tetratricopeptide repeat protein: MSAEILKAKKQLGEVNMLLKQGKLLAAVANLHEAVGFILKGQLMKHEMQSFTESLDKAAYHLANDRELKKIYPLQISYKPGEERELLASLYALLTFLQENLADEANSHLAALAEYRLKQLELARKLLQTDEIAKAQQVCGRLIDAAKTDTELKITVADTFLEFGKYDEALEYLKAAYADNPDSAHIFNKLGMALRKSGRLEEAEKFYIQALERQAHDEIIYFNLGRVYLDMKRWKNAIAAADRALAVNADFVEAKKMKMFATKQLGG; encoded by the coding sequence ATGTCGGCAGAGATTCTCAAGGCCAAGAAACAGCTTGGAGAAGTCAACATGCTGCTCAAACAGGGCAAGCTCCTTGCCGCCGTGGCCAATCTGCACGAAGCGGTCGGGTTCATCCTCAAGGGCCAACTCATGAAGCACGAAATGCAGTCCTTCACCGAGTCCCTGGACAAGGCCGCCTACCACCTCGCCAACGACCGCGAGCTCAAAAAAATCTACCCTCTCCAGATCAGCTACAAGCCCGGCGAAGAGCGGGAACTTCTTGCCAGCCTCTACGCTCTCTTGACCTTTTTGCAGGAAAATCTTGCCGACGAAGCCAACTCGCACCTGGCCGCACTGGCGGAATACCGGCTCAAGCAACTGGAGCTGGCCAGAAAACTTCTTCAAACCGACGAAATCGCCAAGGCCCAGCAGGTCTGCGGACGCCTCATCGACGCGGCCAAAACCGACACGGAACTCAAAATCACCGTGGCGGACACCTTCCTTGAATTCGGAAAATACGACGAAGCGCTGGAATACCTGAAGGCTGCCTACGCGGACAACCCGGACTCGGCCCACATCTTCAACAAGCTGGGCATGGCCCTGCGCAAATCCGGCAGACTCGAAGAAGCCGAGAAATTCTACATCCAGGCCCTGGAGCGTCAGGCTCATGACGAAATCATCTACTTCAACCTGGGCCGGGTCTACCTGGACATGAAGCGCTGGAAAAACGCCATCGCCGCCGCCGACCGCGCCCTGGCCGTCAACGCGGATTTTGTCGAAGCCAAGAAGATGAAAATGTTCGCGACCAAGCAGTTGGGAGGATGA
- the carA gene encoding glutamine-hydrolyzing carbamoyl-phosphate synthase small subunit, with protein sequence MKAILALEDGTWFAGQSFTGPGEAGGEVIFNTGMSGYQEILTDPSYYGQMVCMTYPLIGNYGVNLEDVESSRIHCPALIVKECCKEPSNWRSKESLPDYLKRHGIMGLEGIDTRALTRHLRIHGAMRGIISTADLTPEELVAKAAALPSMEGANLVDFVAPKEPYYWDGTGPVPATMDGDLPLWPENSEGSLRVIVYDYGIKWNILRLLAAENLTILVVPPTFPVHLVKKLAPNGIFLSNGPGDPATLTEAIAIIRELCELYPVGGICLGHQLLGIALGGTSFKLKFGHHGINHPVRDDITRKIEISSQNHGFCVDISNLDFLELTHLNLNDQTLEGFRHKTKPIFSVQHHPEAGPGPHDSQYFFARFRRMVETGQVQ encoded by the coding sequence ATGAAAGCTATTCTGGCCCTTGAGGACGGAACCTGGTTTGCGGGTCAGTCCTTCACCGGCCCCGGCGAAGCCGGCGGCGAAGTCATCTTCAACACCGGCATGTCCGGCTATCAGGAAATCCTGACCGATCCGTCCTATTACGGACAAATGGTCTGCATGACCTACCCGCTCATAGGCAACTACGGCGTGAACCTTGAGGACGTCGAATCCTCGCGCATCCATTGCCCGGCGCTCATCGTCAAGGAATGCTGCAAGGAGCCCTCGAACTGGCGCTCCAAGGAGAGTCTTCCGGACTATCTGAAACGCCACGGCATCATGGGCCTGGAAGGGATCGACACCCGCGCGCTGACCCGCCACCTGCGCATTCATGGCGCCATGCGCGGGATCATCTCCACGGCCGACCTGACCCCGGAGGAGCTTGTCGCCAAGGCGGCGGCCCTGCCCTCCATGGAAGGCGCAAACCTGGTCGATTTCGTGGCTCCCAAGGAACCATATTATTGGGATGGAACAGGGCCCGTGCCCGCGACAATGGACGGGGACCTGCCGCTTTGGCCCGAGAATTCCGAAGGCAGCCTGCGCGTGATCGTTTACGATTACGGCATCAAATGGAACATCCTGCGCCTGCTGGCGGCGGAAAACCTGACCATCCTGGTCGTGCCGCCGACCTTCCCGGTCCACCTCGTCAAGAAATTGGCGCCGAACGGCATCTTCCTGTCCAACGGCCCCGGCGATCCGGCCACGCTGACCGAGGCCATCGCCATCATCAGGGAACTCTGCGAGCTGTATCCCGTGGGTGGCATCTGCCTTGGACATCAGCTCCTCGGAATTGCCCTGGGCGGAACCAGTTTCAAACTCAAATTCGGCCATCACGGGATCAATCATCCGGTACGTGACGACATTACCCGAAAGATCGAAATTTCTTCACAAAACCACGGTTTTTGCGTAGACATTTCCAACTTGGACTTCCTGGAACTGACTCACCTCAATCTGAATGATCAGACCTTGGAGGGTTTCCGCCACAAGACGAAACCCATCTTCAGCGTGCAGCATCACCCTGAAGCCGGTCCCGGACCGCACGACAGCCAGTACTTTTTCGCCCGGTTCAGGCGCATGGTAGAAACCGGTCAGGTCCAATAA
- the kdsB gene encoding 3-deoxy-manno-octulosonate cytidylyltransferase has product MPEVIAIIPARYESSRFPGKPLTIIHGKPMFWHVMQRASLCPQIDTVALATDDERIFNAALELGMTALMTSPDHASGTDRVLEAARLLDAAPDSVIVNVQGDEPALNPEMLAELIRPFDDPLAQVTTLGHIISPEEAASADRVKIVRAADGRALYFSRAKVPFGRDNTPEYIGHIGIYGLRMHILEKFSALGESHLEKLEKLEQLRLLEAGIPIHVSLTRHKSHGVDRPEDLPTVIALMRGEHHT; this is encoded by the coding sequence ATGCCTGAGGTTATCGCAATCATCCCGGCCAGGTACGAAAGCTCCCGCTTTCCGGGCAAACCCCTGACCATTATCCATGGCAAACCGATGTTCTGGCACGTCATGCAACGCGCGAGCCTGTGTCCGCAGATAGACACCGTGGCGCTGGCCACGGACGACGAGCGCATTTTCAACGCGGCCCTGGAACTGGGCATGACCGCGCTCATGACCAGCCCGGACCACGCCAGCGGCACGGACCGTGTGCTTGAAGCCGCGCGCCTCCTTGACGCGGCCCCGGACAGCGTCATCGTCAATGTCCAGGGCGACGAGCCGGCCCTGAATCCTGAAATGCTGGCCGAACTGATCCGACCCTTCGACGACCCGCTCGCGCAGGTCACCACCTTGGGGCACATAATAAGTCCCGAGGAGGCCGCATCCGCAGATCGGGTCAAGATAGTACGCGCGGCGGACGGCCGGGCGCTCTATTTCTCCCGGGCCAAGGTCCCTTTTGGACGCGACAACACTCCGGAATATATAGGACATATCGGCATCTACGGACTGCGCATGCACATCCTTGAAAAATTCAGCGCTTTGGGCGAGAGTCATTTGGAGAAACTGGAAAAACTGGAACAGCTGCGGCTGCTCGAAGCTGGCATCCCCATCCACGTGTCCCTGACGCGGCACAAAAGCCACGGCGTGGACCGCCCAGAAGATCTGCCAACAGTCATTGCACTCATGAGAGGAGAACATCATACATGA
- a CDS encoding 3-deoxy-D-manno-octulosonic acid transferase — translation MKPRLAQASGLLFGTLYTLLWCLAGPLTFLSARMRQGWKQRLGIGAPAPCEIWIQGASAGECALVAGLLEHLRGVPVLATTCTSQGLEVLGRMDSPDLQTRMLPLDLPLLMGRMLDRARPRVVVLLETEIWPGLLMACAARGVPVVVVNARMTAKSLAGYLFLGPLLRRWAPQRIGAMAPADAQRFGLIFGAQCTAVTGNIKFDRAMSTPLMAREGNPLAGLIPRERNFIALGSVREQEETLVLELIRQLREGDKQCVIGLFPRHMHRIPAWQGLLARGEIPFALRSTLDGQAQPGSVVLWDKFGEMNPAYALARRAFVGGSLARLGGQNFLEPLAQGVLPCVGPHTRNFDWVGDEIFGSLVFKSESIPEITRFLLTPAPPRSEVREAALNYVRARQGATAASIELIRPYLHRSPHA, via the coding sequence GTGAAGCCGCGCCTTGCCCAGGCGTCAGGCCTGCTCTTCGGGACGCTCTACACCCTGCTCTGGTGCCTGGCCGGGCCGCTCACCTTTCTCTCGGCCAGAATGCGCCAGGGCTGGAAGCAGCGGCTTGGAATCGGCGCCCCCGCCCCCTGCGAAATCTGGATACAAGGGGCCTCGGCCGGGGAATGCGCCCTGGTAGCCGGCCTTCTTGAGCACCTGCGGGGCGTCCCGGTCCTGGCCACGACCTGCACCAGCCAGGGGCTTGAAGTCCTCGGCAGGATGGACTCGCCGGACCTGCAAACCCGCATGCTGCCCCTCGACCTGCCGCTGCTCATGGGCCGAATGCTGGACAGGGCACGGCCACGGGTGGTGGTGCTCCTCGAAACGGAAATCTGGCCTGGCCTGCTCATGGCCTGCGCGGCCAGGGGCGTGCCCGTGGTGGTGGTCAACGCGCGCATGACGGCCAAATCCCTGGCCGGCTACCTGTTCCTTGGACCCCTGCTGCGCCGCTGGGCGCCGCAGCGCATCGGAGCCATGGCCCCGGCCGACGCGCAACGCTTCGGACTGATCTTCGGGGCCCAATGCACAGCTGTCACCGGCAACATCAAGTTCGACCGGGCCATGAGCACGCCGCTCATGGCCCGCGAAGGCAATCCCCTGGCCGGACTCATCCCCCGGGAACGCAATTTCATCGCGCTCGGCTCCGTGCGCGAACAGGAAGAAACGCTGGTGCTGGAGCTGATCCGGCAGTTGCGCGAAGGCGATAAGCAGTGCGTCATCGGCCTCTTCCCCCGGCACATGCACCGCATCCCCGCATGGCAAGGGCTGCTCGCCCGAGGCGAAATACCTTTCGCCCTGCGCAGCACGCTGGACGGCCAGGCGCAGCCGGGGAGCGTTGTGCTCTGGGACAAATTCGGCGAAATGAACCCGGCCTATGCCCTGGCGCGGCGCGCCTTCGTGGGCGGCAGCCTGGCGCGGCTGGGGGGCCAGAACTTCCTTGAACCCCTGGCCCAGGGCGTGTTGCCGTGCGTCGGTCCGCACACCCGCAACTTCGACTGGGTGGGCGATGAAATATTCGGCAGCCTGGTTTTCAAATCCGAATCCATCCCTGAAATCACCCGCTTCCTGCTCACCCCCGCCCCGCCGCGCAGTGAAGTGCGAGAGGCGGCCCTGAATTATGTACGCGCCAGACAGGGTGCAACGGCCGCATCGATCGAACTCATCCGCCCCTATCTTCACCGGAGTCCCCATGCCTGA
- a CDS encoding D-alanine--D-alanine ligase family protein translates to MNILLIAGGWSGEREVALSGARQIEKGLLAMGHHVTLFDPVRDLRDLYEAASGHEFAFINLHGSPGEDGLIQCLLERIGMPYQGSDSRASLLALNKAVSKQIFEAAGLSTPAWEFVPASHVTEWRPLLPFPLVVKPNTGGSSLGVGIVGTEEELECYLAQPEIAGQDLLAEELVKGQELTCGVLEGCVLPPILIRPKSGEFFDYESKYVAGATEEICPAPISAELTEKLQSMARAAHDALGLADYSRSDFMVATDGTPYLLEVNTLPGMTATSLLPQEALAVGLSFEQLLTRLIELGLRKKP, encoded by the coding sequence ATGAATATCCTTTTGATCGCCGGGGGCTGGTCCGGTGAACGAGAAGTAGCCCTAAGCGGCGCCAGACAGATCGAAAAAGGCCTCCTGGCGATGGGTCACCACGTCACCCTCTTCGACCCGGTCCGCGACCTGCGTGATCTCTACGAAGCGGCATCAGGCCATGAATTTGCCTTCATCAACCTGCACGGCTCCCCCGGCGAAGACGGCCTGATCCAGTGCCTGCTGGAGCGCATCGGCATGCCCTACCAGGGCTCGGACTCCCGAGCATCGCTCCTGGCCCTGAACAAGGCCGTGTCCAAGCAGATCTTCGAAGCCGCCGGATTGTCCACCCCGGCCTGGGAGTTCGTGCCGGCCAGCCATGTGACCGAGTGGCGCCCCCTGCTGCCCTTCCCGCTGGTGGTCAAGCCGAACACCGGCGGTTCAAGCCTTGGCGTCGGCATTGTCGGGACCGAGGAAGAACTCGAGTGCTATCTTGCCCAGCCTGAAATCGCCGGACAGGATCTTTTGGCCGAGGAGCTCGTCAAGGGTCAGGAGCTGACCTGCGGAGTGCTCGAAGGCTGCGTCCTGCCGCCCATTCTCATCCGCCCCAAAAGCGGAGAATTCTTCGACTACGAAAGCAAGTACGTGGCCGGGGCCACGGAAGAGATCTGCCCGGCACCGATTTCGGCCGAACTGACCGAGAAGCTGCAGTCCATGGCCCGCGCCGCCCACGACGCCCTCGGGCTGGCCGATTACAGCCGCTCGGATTTCATGGTCGCGACGGACGGGACGCCGTACCTGCTTGAGGTCAACACCCTGCCCGGCATGACCGCCACCAGCCTCCTGCCTCAGGAAGCCCTGGCCGTGGGCCTGTCGTTCGAGCAGCTTCTGACCCGGCTCATCGAACTCGGACTGCGCAAAAAACCGTGA
- a CDS encoding HD domain-containing protein: MNQLEIPLTLIPSASRGRIPSDEDCRGWWDTYAMLEHIKVHSTLVADVATTLAEFAVRKGLGNPDGLGQDDFVQSVRAAGLLHDLGKTYSIEHGGNHSQIGAAWVMDLIRNPRIAQGVMHHVHWPGALDLERHFLPLAIIYADKRVKHDAIVGLEERFADLFDRYGHTERSREWITRAFNQGRELEQLFSTFLGENIHEYPFDRRGLVR, encoded by the coding sequence ATGAATCAACTTGAGATCCCCTTGACCCTCATCCCCTCCGCATCGCGGGGACGCATCCCAAGCGACGAGGACTGCCGGGGATGGTGGGACACGTATGCCATGCTGGAACACATAAAAGTCCACAGCACCCTGGTGGCGGACGTGGCCACGACCCTGGCCGAATTCGCGGTGAGAAAGGGGCTTGGCAATCCGGACGGACTCGGCCAAGACGACTTCGTGCAATCGGTGCGTGCGGCAGGCCTTCTGCACGATCTGGGCAAGACCTACTCCATCGAGCACGGCGGCAATCACAGCCAGATCGGCGCGGCCTGGGTCATGGATCTGATCCGCAATCCGCGCATCGCCCAGGGGGTCATGCACCATGTCCACTGGCCGGGAGCCCTCGACCTTGAAAGGCACTTTCTGCCCCTGGCCATCATTTACGCGGACAAACGGGTCAAGCACGACGCCATCGTCGGTCTGGAGGAGCGCTTCGCGGACCTCTTCGACCGTTACGGACACACCGAACGCAGCCGGGAATGGATCACCCGCGCCTTCAATCAGGGGCGCGAACTCGAACAATTATTCAGCACCTTTTTGGGAGAAAATATTCATGAATATCCTTTTGATCGCCGGGGGCTGGTCCGGTGA
- a CDS encoding HypC/HybG/HupF family hydrogenase formation chaperone, producing MCLAIPMEVLKIEGQSAEVQVGGTRHVVRLDVISEFPEVGDYVIVHAGFALTRLDREEAIATLKLFEEGLNIELV from the coding sequence ATGTGCCTAGCGATTCCAATGGAAGTGCTCAAGATTGAGGGACAAAGTGCCGAAGTTCAGGTTGGCGGGACGAGGCATGTGGTTCGTCTGGATGTGATTTCCGAATTTCCGGAAGTGGGCGACTACGTCATCGTCCATGCCGGCTTCGCCCTGACCCGCCTGGATCGGGAGGAAGCCATCGCCACCCTGAAACTTTTCGAGGAAGGGCTGAACATTGAACTTGTTTGA